In Zingiber officinale cultivar Zhangliang chromosome 3B, Zo_v1.1, whole genome shotgun sequence, a single window of DNA contains:
- the LOC122055804 gene encoding cyclin-A2-1-like, protein MKKENCPSVSLDARLTRARAAACRANSGLPPLPSSVANPERKQTCSKRRAHDINSHIAPCPVGSQCKKRAVLKDATNTSSQNTSRKWIPSGKVQPSVQRQRRAPLKTKGCVDSKASNLSLDGNEPINDNVENLLNEETQKMEMLVSKEPSLLERMDSFESDNKGMPLVGNAFTDDNEENKMFEEEHKMKISETKNSSSLGNVEDSIVVFKDMDTTKDRESTCATSLVRAHNFEGNLEFTKQTKNGKFSVLGFIDIDTDHGNPQMCCTYASEIYTTQCVTELVRRPVANYMESLQRDVSQSMRAILIDWLVEVSEEYKLVPDTLYLTVHIIDEFLSHNYIERQRLQLLGITCMLIASKYEEICPPRVEEFCFITDNTYTKAEVLEMERQVLSFLGFKLSLPTTKTFLRRFLQAANASHENQTLTFGYLTNYLAEMTLVEYSFLKFLPSIIAASAVFLARWTLESNHTNHPWNSTLEHYTCYKATDLKEAVLALRELQMNSKNSPLDAIREKYSQPKFDSVAILTSRSIEESLFS, encoded by the exons ATGAAGAAGGAAAATTGCCCAAGTGTTTCTCTTGATGCTCGACTTACAAGAGCACGTGCTGCTGCTTGCCGTGCAAACAGTGGATTACCCCCTTTGCCATCATCCGTCGCAAATCCAGAGAGGAAGCAGACATGTTCAAAGAGAAGGGCTCATGATATAAACAGTCATATTGCTCCATGTCCAGTAGGTTCACAGTGCAAAAAACGGGCGGTTTTAAAGGATGCCACCAATACCTCTTCACAGAATACTTCTAGAAAATGGATACCATCAGGCAAAGTGCAG CCTTCTGttcaaagacaaagaagagctCCTTTAAAAACCAAAGGGTGTGTTGATTCTAAGGCTTCAAATTTGTCCCTAgatggaaatgaaccaatcaatGATAATGTGGAAAATCTATTGAATGAAGAAACACAAAAGATGGAGATGTTGGTATCAAAAGAACCTTCTTTGTTGGAAAGAATGGACTCATTTGAATCAGACAACAAAGGGATGCCATTAGTAGGCAATGCCTTTACTGATGATAATGAGGAAAATAAGATGTTTGAAGAAGAACATAAGATGAAGATCTCTGAGACAAAAAATTCTTCTTCTTTGGGAAATGTGGAAGATAGCATTGTAGTGTTCAAAGATATGGATACTACTAAGGATAGAGAGAGCACATGCGCAACAAGTTTGGTTAGAGCACATAACTTCGAAGGCAACCTTGAATTCACAAAACAGACAAAGAATG GAAAATTTAGCGTCTTGGGGTTCATTGACATTGATACAGACCATGGAAATCCTCAAATGTGCTGCACTTATGCCTCAGAGATATATACAACCCAATGTGTAACAGAG CTTGTTCGGAGACCAGTTGCTAACTACATGGAATCATTGCAACGGGATGTCTCTCAGAGTATGCGGGCCATTCTAATAGATTGGCTCGTGGAG GTTTCTGAGGAATATAAGCTTGTCCCGGATACACTTTATCTTACTGTACATATAATTGACGAGTTTCTTTCACATAACTATATTGAAAGACAAAGGTTGCAGCTCCTTGGCATCACTTGCATGCTAATTGCCTC AAAATATGAAGAAATATGTCCTCCGCGTGTGGAAGAATTCTGTTTTATAACTGACAACACCTACACCAAGGCAGAG GTTTTGGAAATGGAGAGACAAGTACTCAGCTTTTTGGGTTTTAAGCTCTCGTTACCTACAACCAAAACCTTCCTCAG GAGATTTTTGCAAGCTGCAAATGCGTCGCATGAG AATCAAACGTTGACCTTTGGGTACTTGACCAATTATTTGGCAGAGATGACCCTAGTGGAGTATAGTTTCTTAAAGTTTCTCCCTTCGATCATAGCCGCATCCGCTGTGTTCCTGGCTAGATGGACATTGGAGTCGAATCACACGAACCATCCATGG AATTCCACTCTAGAACATTACACCTGCTACAAGGCCACTGATCTGAAAGAGGCAGTCTTGGCGTTGCGAGAGTTGCAGATGAACAGCAAGAACTCCCCACTCGACGCTATACGTGAAAAGTATAGCCAACCAAAG TTTGATAGTGTAGCCATCCTCACGTCTCGATCGATTGAAGAGTCGCTCTTCTCGTAA